GTCTGTTTACTCACAGCCAATTTTCAAAACCCCTTAGGGTTTTGTCTCAGTTATGCCGACAAAGAAAAAATTGCACAGTTAGCTGCTCAGTATCAATGTTATGTCATAGAAGACGATATTTATGCAGAATGCGCTTATAGCTTGAAGCGTCCACTGCCGATTCAATATTGGGATCGGAAAGGCTATGTGATTTATTGTGGATCAGTATCTAAATCGCTATCGCCATCTTATCGTATCGGTTGGTTTTGTTTACCTTCAAGATTAAAGCATCTAAGAGCGAAAATTCTGACGCAAAATTCGGCAGTGAATACCCCACTTCAATTGGGACTCGCAGATTTAATTTATAGTCGAGCTTATCGCGAGCATCTCAATCAACTTAAACCTAAATTAATGCGACAAGTCGAACAGTATCGTCAATTTATTATGCAAGCTTTTGCAGGGGTTGAGATACGCATTAATCAACCTCAGGGTGGGTATGCTTTGTGGCTTCAATTGCCTCAACAGATCGATAGTCTAAAGATGTACCGCTATGCACAACAACACAGTATCAATATCGTACCCGGTCTAGTGTTTGGTGAAGACCAACGTTACAACAATTGTATTCGCCTTAATGCAGGGCATCAGCTTTCAGATGAGATCGAAAGGGCAATTCAACTTTTAGCCGATTGGGCGAAAAAACAAATTTAGCCTGAGGATTTTAGATTCTTCTATCTATTTCGCATGGCAATCATTTTCATGATCATTGACCATCCCAACTGCTTGCATAAAGGCATAGACAATGGTGGGACCCACAAATTTAAAACCGTGTTTCTTTAGTGTGCTTGAAATCTGTTGGCTGAGTTCTGTCTGAGCGGGGGCGGTTTTATAATTTTCAACGTTATGAACAAGGGTCTGATCACCGACAAAATCCCACAACCATTGCACAGGATCAATGCCTTGAGCTTTTAGAGTTTGCCAAGCAATGGCATTGTCGCGAATCGCTTTAAGCTTGCCGATATGACGGATAATCCGAGCATTTAAACAGCATTGAGCTAAGTACTCGTCTGAGAACTGCGCGATATCTTGAATGGAATATTGAAAAAAAAGCTCACGATAGGCTTCACGCTTTTTTAACACCGTAATCCAAGACAATCCCGCTTGTTGTCCTTCCAAACACAGCATTTCAAACAGTTGTGCTTCGTTTTTTACGGGCTTGCCCCACTCATGATCATGGTAGGCGATATAGAGTGGATCATTGGAGCACCAGCCACAGCGTTGAACCGTCATGTTGATGCTCCTGAAGATGTGTAAATATTTACATTGATGCTCAGAGTGAGAACTTGACCCATTGATCTTGTTGATTGTCCCAATACGACAGTTCGGCTTGTGCTAATTCTTCAAATTTCACCCAAACATCATGGCCTGATTTGTCGGAAAACCCGGTGCTGATCATCAGGGCATCTTCACTGATTTCCATGATCCAACCTTGATGCGTTTGTCCGTTGAAAGTAATTCGTTGTTGATTACCTGATTCGGCAAATTCAACAAGACGGTTGATCAAAGCTTCTGACATGAACAGTTCCTAAAACTTAAAAAATTAACGTAAATATGGGTAAGGATTTACCGCACCACGACCGCGACCTTGCAGGTACAAACCATAGTGTAGATGTGGAGCAGTATGACGTGCATTTCCAGTGTTGCCAACATAGCCGATATGCTCACCTTTTTTGACATAATCACCTTCTTTTAGGCCGCGTTTATGCCCATCAAGATGTGCATAGTAATGCCAAGCACCACCTGGGCCTAAAATCCAAATGACTTTTCCGCCCAAGTTATTGTCTTTTAAACTGCCGACCAAACCCTCAGTGGTACTATAAACCTTTGTACCTTTGGGTGCCAAAATATCAATCCCCTCATGGGTACGTCCACTGCTTCTTGAGGCAGCCCAGGTATCGCGAAGTTGACTACTTTTAACCTTATCCACCGGAATCGGTAGGCGAGAGGGAAGGCTCATGGCTTTTAAACGATTGGCGATATTCGGTTCAACGCTATAAGGCTTCTTTGGTGCTGTGGTACACGCAGCAAGCAAAACCACGAAACAACTCACGAAACACCATTTTAAAAATACAGTCACGACACATCCTTATTGAGGGCAGATCAATTAAAAAATCTCGCCCTCGAATATGTCATAGATTCACGGCTGAGATCAATTTTTTCATGGCCGTAGGAATGCCTTGTGCGGTCGCTTGTTCAGGACTGAGCCATTGTCCGCCCAATTCGCTTTGCAGATATTCCATCTGATCTGTATCGACGTCAAAAATAGACGCATTTAATAGCCAAGTAAAATGAGTAAAGCTATGACTGATCTGAACAGATTGTTTGTTTGAAATCAATTTAAATTGTTGAATGGTTTGATCGAATTCAGCAGATGCTTCAATAATCGGCAATGTCCAGAGTCCACCCCAAAGCCCTGAGTGCGGACGTTGTTGCCACAGCCACTGACCGTCTGCAGATTTGAGTAACAACACTTGAGCTGATTTAATCGGCACGGCTTTTTTGGGCTTCTTAAACGGTAACTCGGTTTCTAAACCTTGTTGATGTGCTTTGCAATGCGCCTGCATCGGACAGTACAAACAGAGCGGTTTCTTTGGGGTACACACGGTTGCACCCAAGTCCATAATCGCTTGGGTATAATCATGGTTGCGTTCAGTGGGGCACAATTGTTCGGTCAGTTGCCACATGGCACGTTCATGCACAGGTTTCGATAGATCATCTTCTATGGCAAAGAAACGGGCTAACACTCGTTTTACATTGCCATCCATAATCACGCCATACTGACGTAAACCCAATGACATTAAGGCACCGCCTGTGGAAGGACCAATGCCCGGGAGTTCAACCCATTCTTCTAAGCTATTGGGGAAATGTCCCTTTTGACTGACGATGCCTGCTGCCTTATGTAAGTTTCGAGCACGGGCGTAATAGCCCAAACCCGCCCAATAGGGTGCAACATCATCCCATGCCGCTTGACCTAAATCATCGACTGTTTGAAAGCGTTCAATGAATCGATCAAAATATTGCAATACGGTTTTGACTTGAGTTTGCTGCAACATAATTTCAGAGACCCACACTTTGTAAGGGTCATCCGCCACTTGCCAGGGCAGGTCATGACGACCATGTTGATCGAACCAAGTGAGCAGAGCATCTGAAAAAGAAAATGGCGACATGAGGTCTCAGTATAAAAAGGGCAGTGCAAAATACGACACTAGTATAGCAACTCAAGTTGCCTTGATACGACGTTGTTTGTCGTGCCGATTTATTTTTAAAGGTGTGTATCACTATCCAATGACAGATTTCAAAATCTGCTTAAAGCATTAAAAAAGGTGCCGAAGCACCTTTTATTTATAGGCTTAAAATCAGCTTAATCCGCTGCGACCACGCCCCAACGGCTGTCCAATTTCAAAGGCTGATTTTTATAGCGTGGAATAATGTGAATGTGTAAATGTTCTGAAGCCTGCTCACCAAAGACATGCCCATCATTAAAGGCAACATGGAAACCTTCAGGCTGATGACGAATCTTCAATTCATTACGTGCCAGCTCTAACAGCGACTGTAAGCTTTTACGCTCTTTGTCGGTAATTTCAAAAAAAGAACTGACATGACGTAAAGGCACAATCACGGTATGCCCTTTGCTTAAGGGGTGTAGCTCGGGCAAAATGACACCAAAATCATTTTTATCAATCACGTCATATTCATCGTAATTGCAGTATGCACATTCGTGTTCTGTCATTGCCATATCCTCTATATTTTACGTTTTACTTCTATTTAATCTTTTGGCGCTATATTTTGATTAGCCCAATGTACGTGCTAAAAGTGCGTACATTTCAGCAAAACTTTTTTGTTCTGCTTCAGCGTTATACCCTAAATCGACAGCATTGGCTTTAGCACGTTCGTCTGCCAATGGATTGGTAAAGCCATGTTTTGCATCTTCAAAAATAATTACTTGATGGTTCACTTTGGCTGCAAACATTTCTTCTTTAAACTGAGCGACGTCATCGAGACTCACCATGCTGTCATCTTCACCATGCAACACTAAAATTTCAGCTTTAACCTGACCTTCTTGTGCAGGGCTTTGTGGACTGAGGTTGGCATGAAAGGTGGCCACTGCTTTTAAGTCTGCGCCTGAACGTGCCAAATCCAGCACCACTTTACCGCCAAAACAGAAACCAATAGCTGCTAGTCTTTCCGAGTTTACTTCAGGTTGTGCGGCTAAAGTGGCTAAACCTGCAGACGAGCGAGTCACATTGGTCTCAGCCTGTTCAAAAGTTTGCATCATCCATGCATAGGCTTGCTTGGCATCTGTAGTAACTTTTTTATCCCCATAGAGATCAATTGCCAATGCGGCATAACCCTGCTCAGCCAATTCACGTGCACGTTGTTCAGTATATTCGTTACGACCCCACCATTCTGGCGCAACAATCACACCTGCCACGGGTTGCGTATTTTCAGGTGCAGCAAAATAACCGATTAAGCTGCTACCGTCTTTTGCAGTGTACTGAATCTCACGTGTTTGAATGGCTTGAGTCATTGTTGTCGTCCTTTTTTAAAGTGCTTTTAAACCAAATATGACCCAAGATTAAAGCATAAAATACTTGAATGGTAATGAATATTTGCAGATAAACACAGCTGAAATGTGAGAATTTATAACGGATATTTTGATGAACTGAAGCAATAAAAAAAGAAGGACGAATCCTTCTTTTCATGTCATGAATCTTTTAAGTTGAATCTGAGTCAAATGACAGATTCTGTAATAAGTTTAACTTCAGGAGTTAAACTCTTCCTCGAGAAATAAAACCGATAATGGCAAGGATCACAGCGATCACCAATAGGATCACAGCGAAGTCTTTAGACAATCCTGCTACACCACCGAAACCGAGTAGACTTGCAATAAGTGCGATAACCGCAAAGATAATAGCCCAACGAAACATTTTAATTCTCCAAGTGTTTTTATAAGTGTTTCAACAGTATAGGAAAATTTACTGCTCATAATGTATACAAAACGTGTGCGAATATGTGTATTTATGCATTTTTAGTAAACAGACTGTAACTCGCTACTTTAAAATTTTCCATAAATATTAATGCTATAATGCTTAAATCTTGTCATCTAAACACCAATTATGAGTTCAGCACTACGCCCCGACTTTTGGAAACATTATTCTCTTGAGCAAATGAATCAAGCGGAATGGGAAGCGATTTGTGATGGCTGCGGCTTATGTTGTTTGGTCAAATTACAAGATGAAGAGACTGAAGAAATCAGCTATACCAAAGTGGCGTGTAAACTCTTGGATTGCAGCACCGCGCAATGTTCGGACTATTCGAATCGAAAACAGCACGTTCCCGATTGTGTCAAATTGGATTATGCCAGTTTACAACAGATCAGTTGGTTACCCTCGACCTGTGGTTATCGGCGTTTAAATGAAGGCAAGAAACTCCCGCCTTGGCATTATTTGAATACTGGCTCTCGTTTGAGTGTGGTGCATGCGAAAAAATCTGCGGCAGGCCGCTGTATTTCTGAGTCCGAAATCGATGAAGATGAGATCGATGAATATATTGTACGCTGGGTGCGCTGAGCCACATACGATTCATATTTTGTAATAAATCAACTGTATAAGCTTGTGACCTTTGCATGGGTTTTATCTATGATTGGATAAAACATCATCAAAAATAGAGCAACTTATGAATCATAAATTGACCGTATTCAGTCTGGTTATCGCTTCACTGGGAATGATGGCATGCTATGCCAATGAAACCACCCCTTCAAAACAATCCTCCTCCAACGCCACTGCGCAGCAGACTAATCTTGCATCAAACGCTTCACACCGTATTGAGCAGACTTATCAGATTGAAAAAATGGCGCAGTTTAATGAGCCTTGGGCCATGTCGAGTTTACCCAATGGCAAACTGTTAGTGACCGAGCGAAAAGGCACACTGCGACTGTTTGATCCAGCGACTAAAAAACTCACTCGAATAGAGGGCGTACCAACGGTTGCCTATGGCGGACAGGGTGGTTTAGGTGATGTGGTGGTGCATCCTGATTTTGCTCAGAATCGTTGGGTCTATTTAAGCTATGCTGAAAAAGGTCAGGGCGGTACAGGGGCGGTAGTGGTTCGAGCGGAACTCGATTTAAGCCAAGCCAAGAAACCACAATTGCGCAACATCAAACGCATTTGGGAGCAAGTGCCAAAAGTGGAGGGAGAAGGACACTATTCGCACCGAATTTTGTTTGATGACCAAGGCAAGTTGTGGATCAGTTCAGGTGAACGGCAGCAATTTACCCCTGCCCAAGACATGAAATCTAACTTGGGTAAAATTGTGCGCTTAAATGCCGATGGTACTCCAGTTCAAGACAATCCTTTTTACCAGCAAGGTGGTGTTACAGCGCAAATTTGGTCTTTAGGCCATCGTAATCCTTTAGGTTTAGCTTTCGATGCCAACAAACAATTGTGGGTCGTGGAAATGGGACCCAAAGGCGGAGATGAACTAAATCGAGTGGAAAAAGGTGCTAACTATGGTTATCCGCAGGTCTCGAATGGTGATCATTATGATGGAAAACCGATTCCGGATCATGCCACTCGTCCTGAATTTAAAGCGCCTGAAATTCATTGGACGCCTGTGATTTCACCATCAAGCTTAATGATTTATCAAGGCAATCAATTCCCACAGTGGAAAAATAAAGCCTTGATCAGTGGTTTATCCTCTAAAGCCATTGTGGTGGTGGATATTGAATCTCAGCCAGTCCAAGAAGTGCAGCGCTTAGATTTGGGCAAACGTATTCGAGCGGTTCAGCAAGCTCAAGATGGTTCGATTTGGGTACTTGAAGATGAAGCCGGCGCACATTTACTCAAACTCACACCAAAAACTTAAAGTTCAAGCATGGAATATTGCGGTTGAGTATTTTTTAACACCGATCTGAGCCCAATCAAAAACGCCGTTTTGTGCTATTCCATAGTAGACTATGAAATAGCACTTTTTGACACCATAAAAATATGTCCGAAACTCAAATTCCACTTCCTGAACGCCTACGTCCACGCGATTTGTCTGAGATTATCGGACAAGATCATCTGCTTGGTGAACATGCCCCATTACGTCAAATGATTGATCAAGGGCATCTGCCTTCGATTATTTTTTGGGGGCCGCCGGGCGTCGGTAAAACCACTATTGCCTTACTGCTGGCTCAAGCCGTTGACCGTCCTTTTATCAGCTTATCTGCACTAAATACCGGTGTGAAAGAACTACGTGAAGTGATTGCGGAAAGTGGTGATTTGATTGTACCTGTGGTGTTTATTGATGAAATTCACCGCTTCAACAAATCACAGCAAGATGCCTTACTCAATGCAGTTGAAAAAGGCAAAATCACCTTAATTGGCGCAACCACTGAGAACCCGTCATTTGAAGTAAATAATGCCTTATTGTCTCGCTGTCAGGTCTATACCTTAAATGCGCTGAATGAAGATGATATTCAAAATCTGATTCGCCGTGCGCTGAAACAAGATAAGTTTTTACAAGACCGTTATATTCAAATCGGTGAATATGATGCTCTGGTTCAGTTTGCAGCAGGGGATGCACGTAAGGCGTTGAACCTACTTGACCTGATCGCATCAACATTTGAAGCTGATGTCGAAAATATTGTCGATAATGCCGTGGTGGTCAAAGTCGCACAGCAAAATATTGCACGCTACGACAAATCTGGCGAACAGCATTATGATTTGGTGTCTGCCTTTATTAAATCCATTCGTGGCAGTGATCCTGATGCAGCGCTGTATTGGATGGCACGCATGCTTAAGGGTGGTGAAGATCCGGTCTTTATTGCCCGCCGTATGCTGATCGCAGCCTCTGAGGACATTGGCAATTCAAATCCAAATGCTTTGCTTTTGGCGGGAGAATGTTTACGCTCCGTGCAAGCCATCGGTATGCCGGAATGTCGGATTATTTTGGGACAATGTGCGGTGTATTTGGCGACCAGTGCCAAGAGTAATAGCACCTACTTAGCAATCAACAAAGCACTTGAATTGGCAGAGCGAACCTCGAATCTACCTGTACCTTTACATTTACGTAATGCACCAACCAAACTCATGAAAGAACAGGGCTATGGTGTGGATTATCTGTATCCGCACAATTACCCTGAGCATTTTGTGATGCAGGATTATTTACCGCCTGAATTGAAAGGCACTAAGTTGTACGAGTCGGCACGGAATAAACGTGAAGTGGAAGGTGAGCGTTTACAACAACGTCGCTGGATGCAACAGCAAGAACAACAGCAGCAGTAATATAAGGTTATCAGCAGGCGCTTCGGCGCCTTTTTTATAAAAGTTTTAAAGAGATTGAATAGAAAAACAGAAACAGCAGACAAAAAAAATTGCTTAGCCGTATCGTTAAGCAATTATTAAAAGGTGTGGGAGAGGAATGTCTTTGGAAATGACAGCCGTTTTTTTAAGCATACAAAGCAGCAAATTACTGCTTTCAATCGAGAGTAAGCATAAAATACAAAAAGAGGGTGGCAACTATAGTCTCTCTCTCTGAGTAACCAACTCCTATAGCTGCCTGGTATTTAGAAATACTAAAGAAAAAGCAAAAATTAGTAAAAGTGAATATTCTAATTTATATTATTTATAATAACGGATATTTCAATAAAGTGTTTTAAATCATTGACTTAAAAACATTTAAAGATCCTGTTTTAGTCTAAAAAATCATCTTTGTATCGATTTTAATCATTTTTAGTTTAAGTTCTACTCAAAAATAGTGGATTGTTTTATTTATATGCAGCACTGTTTTTTTTATTCAAAAAATCAATCTCGCTTGTTGTGAACAAAATCGCCCATTAAAAAACCGAGCAGAGTTGCTCGGTTTTTTTTAAAGATGACGTTCAGCGATTAGATATCAGAAAGATCAACACCAATACGGGTTGCTACTTCTTCATACGCTTCAACCACACCACCTAAACCTTGGCGGAAACGGTCTTTATCGAGTTTTTTCTTGGTGTCTTTGTCCCATAAACGGCAGCCGTCTGGAGAAAATTCATCACCCAATACAATACGGTCGTGGAATACACCAAATTCAAGTTTAAAGTCCACTAGCAACATGTTGCCTTGTGCGAACAAGTCTTTGAGTACCACATTGACTTTTTGAGTCAATTCTTTCATCTGTGCCAATTGATCAGCAGTCGCCCAACCTAAAGCAATCGCTTGAGATTCGTTAACCATTGGATCGCCTAAGCCATCATCTTTAAAGAACAATTCAAATGTCGGTGGAGTCAGCTCTAAGCCTTCTTCTACCCCTAAACGGCGGCATAATGAACCTGCAGCGTAGTTACGCATTACACATTCAACAGGAATCATGCTTAATTTTTTCACCAACACTTCTGTTGGAGAAAGCAATTTTTCAAAGTGAGTTTCGATGCCCGCAGCAGCGAGTTTTTCCATGATAAAGGCGTTAAAGCGGTTATTAACCTTACCCTTCCGATCTAGTTGTTCGATCTTTTCGCCATTGAATGCAGAAGCATCGTCGCGGAAGACTAAAATCAAATGGTCTGCGCTATCTGTTTCATAAACGGATTTTGCTTTACCAGTATAGAGCAAGGTTTGTTTTAACATGATGGAACCTTTTTCGAGAAAATATGCCTAGAACGACTAGGCTGGCCAGTTTTGGTAAATCTGGGTTAATAGCTCTGCAGCCTTTTCTTTGTCTGCAAAGTTATTTTTGGCATCGAATACAGCAAGGGTATTGCTGGCACCGGCAGAATTCAGCTTCAACACAAAGGTTTCACCATCAATTTTCAAAGTCGCTTGTTGGTTCGCTTTTGATACCACATTGATATTCAAACTGCTTAAGGTTGCAGCGGTATACTGCCAAATGGTCTCGGCATTGCCATCAATTTTGATCAAGGGATTACCATTACCATCTTTCAAAAGTTGTGGTCTGCCTACGCTGGTGCTTGCTGTATCTTCAATCGGGTTAGATGCTTCTAGCGCCACTTTTGGGCGCGGAAGATCAAAGCGGTTACCTTTCTTATTCACATAAGACGGTGCATTTTCAATCGCAAGCGGATCAACCACTGGCGCTGGATACAATGGCGTTGCCGGTCGAACCATGGCACCTTCAGGATATTTAAGCTTTTCTTGCGTACTTGTGTTTTTATAGTCCAAAGAACCATTGTCTAGACTAATTTTGCTGAACGTACTACAACCCGCTAAACTTAAAGCTGAAAGGGCAAGGATTAAACCAAAACGTAATTGCATATTTAAAAGCTCTTATTGAATGATACTCGCTGCTTGGAGTTCTTCGCGCAACTGAGATCGATATTGTTCTGCGAGTGGTGTCAATGGAAGACGAATACCGGTACCAATGAGACCCATTTCATGTAGGGCCCATTTCACAGGAATTGGGTTTGATTCACAAAATAAAATATTGTGTAGATTTGCAACTTCTTGATTCTTTGCTTCTGCTTGAGCTGTATCGCCTGCAAGACCAAGCGCACACATCTCGCTCATTTGCTTCGGCGCAACATTAGCCGTCACTGAAATATTGCCTTTCGCCCCATGTGCAATCAATTGGTATGCAGTCGCATCATCACCTGAATACACCACCATGTCTTTGCCTTGTAGGCCTGCAAGCAATTCAGCACCACGTGGTACATCACCGGTTGCATCTTTAATGCCGACAATTTGTGGGATGTCTGCAAGGCGAATCACGGTGTCATTGTGCAAATCGACACCGGTACGACCCGGTACATTATACAAGATTTGTGGCAGGTCAACTGCTTCAGCAATGGCTTTGTAGTGTTGGTATAAGCCTTCTTGCGTTGGTTTGTTGTAATACGGGGTGACCAACAGTGCAGCATCTGCACCTAACTCTTTGGCTTCTTTGGTCAGTTCAATCGCTTCACGGGTCGAATTTGCACCGGTACCCGCAATAATGGGAATACGTTTGTTGGCCACACGAATGATTTCTTTGATCACTTGGGTGTGTTCAGCCATGCTTAAGGTTGAAGCTTCACCCGTGGTACCGACCGCTACAATGCTGTTGGTGCCTTGTGCAATATGCCATTCAACAAGCTTTTCGAGACCCTTCCAATCTACAGTTCCATCTTCAAACATGGGAGTGACGATTGCGACAATTGAGCCTTGAATAATCTGAGCTTGCTGAGTAGTCATTTTAAAAAAATATCCTGTTTTTCCATCCAGTGAAGGTAAAAAATCGAGAGTTTGGATGGGTTCGTATTTTGATTTATAACATGATCCAACACGAATTGCATATCGAATAATGCGTCACTAAATTATGACCG
The sequence above is drawn from the Acinetobacter lanii genome and encodes:
- a CDS encoding DUF1328 domain-containing protein, producing the protein MFRWAIIFAVIALIASLLGFGGVAGLSKDFAVILLVIAVILAIIGFISRGRV
- a CDS encoding DNA-3-methyladenine glycosylase I, with protein sequence MTVQRCGWCSNDPLYIAYHDHEWGKPVKNEAQLFEMLCLEGQQAGLSWITVLKKREAYRELFFQYSIQDIAQFSDEYLAQCCLNARIIRHIGKLKAIRDNAIAWQTLKAQGIDPVQWLWDFVGDQTLVHNVENYKTAPAQTELSQQISSTLKKHGFKFVGPTIVYAFMQAVGMVNDHENDCHAK
- a CDS encoding lipoprotein-34 precursor (NlpB) — encoded protein: MQLRFGLILALSALSLAGCSTFSKISLDNGSLDYKNTSTQEKLKYPEGAMVRPATPLYPAPVVDPLAIENAPSYVNKKGNRFDLPRPKVALEASNPIEDTASTSVGRPQLLKDGNGNPLIKIDGNAETIWQYTAATLSSLNINVVSKANQQATLKIDGETFVLKLNSAGASNTLAVFDAKNNFADKEKAAELLTQIYQNWPA
- a CDS encoding HIT family protein; amino-acid sequence: MTEHECAYCNYDEYDVIDKNDFGVILPELHPLSKGHTVIVPLRHVSSFFEITDKERKSLQSLLELARNELKIRHQPEGFHVAFNDGHVFGEQASEHLHIHIIPRYKNQPLKLDSRWGVVAAD
- a CDS encoding dienelactone hydrolase family protein produces the protein MTQAIQTREIQYTAKDGSSLIGYFAAPENTQPVAGVIVAPEWWGRNEYTEQRARELAEQGYAALAIDLYGDKKVTTDAKQAYAWMMQTFEQAETNVTRSSAGLATLAAQPEVNSERLAAIGFCFGGKVVLDLARSGADLKAVATFHANLSPQSPAQEGQVKAEILVLHGEDDSMVSLDDVAQFKEEMFAAKVNHQVIIFEDAKHGFTNPLADERAKANAVDLGYNAEAEQKSFAEMYALLARTLG
- a CDS encoding replication-associated recombination protein A, translated to MSETQIPLPERLRPRDLSEIIGQDHLLGEHAPLRQMIDQGHLPSIIFWGPPGVGKTTIALLLAQAVDRPFISLSALNTGVKELREVIAESGDLIVPVVFIDEIHRFNKSQQDALLNAVEKGKITLIGATTENPSFEVNNALLSRCQVYTLNALNEDDIQNLIRRALKQDKFLQDRYIQIGEYDALVQFAAGDARKALNLLDLIASTFEADVENIVDNAVVVKVAQQNIARYDKSGEQHYDLVSAFIKSIRGSDPDAALYWMARMLKGGEDPVFIARRMLIAASEDIGNSNPNALLLAGECLRSVQAIGMPECRIILGQCAVYLATSAKSNSTYLAINKALELAERTSNLPVPLHLRNAPTKLMKEQGYGVDYLYPHNYPEHFVMQDYLPPELKGTKLYESARNKREVEGERLQQRRWMQQQEQQQQ
- the purC gene encoding phosphoribosylaminoimidazolesuccinocarboxamide synthase; its protein translation is MLKQTLLYTGKAKSVYETDSADHLILVFRDDASAFNGEKIEQLDRKGKVNNRFNAFIMEKLAAAGIETHFEKLLSPTEVLVKKLSMIPVECVMRNYAAGSLCRRLGVEEGLELTPPTFELFFKDDGLGDPMVNESQAIALGWATADQLAQMKELTQKVNVVLKDLFAQGNMLLVDFKLEFGVFHDRIVLGDEFSPDGCRLWDKDTKKKLDKDRFRQGLGGVVEAYEEVATRIGVDLSDI
- a CDS encoding YcgN family cysteine cluster protein; the protein is MSSALRPDFWKHYSLEQMNQAEWEAICDGCGLCCLVKLQDEETEEISYTKVACKLLDCSTAQCSDYSNRKQHVPDCVKLDYASLQQISWLPSTCGYRRLNEGKKLPPWHYLNTGSRLSVVHAKKSAAGRCISESEIDEDEIDEYIVRWVR
- the dapA gene encoding 4-hydroxy-tetrahydrodipicolinate synthase — encoded protein: MTTQQAQIIQGSIVAIVTPMFEDGTVDWKGLEKLVEWHIAQGTNSIVAVGTTGEASTLSMAEHTQVIKEIIRVANKRIPIIAGTGANSTREAIELTKEAKELGADAALLVTPYYNKPTQEGLYQHYKAIAEAVDLPQILYNVPGRTGVDLHNDTVIRLADIPQIVGIKDATGDVPRGAELLAGLQGKDMVVYSGDDATAYQLIAHGAKGNISVTANVAPKQMSEMCALGLAGDTAQAEAKNQEVANLHNILFCESNPIPVKWALHEMGLIGTGIRLPLTPLAEQYRSQLREELQAASIIQ
- a CDS encoding PQQ-dependent sugar dehydrogenase, whose translation is MNHKLTVFSLVIASLGMMACYANETTPSKQSSSNATAQQTNLASNASHRIEQTYQIEKMAQFNEPWAMSSLPNGKLLVTERKGTLRLFDPATKKLTRIEGVPTVAYGGQGGLGDVVVHPDFAQNRWVYLSYAEKGQGGTGAVVVRAELDLSQAKKPQLRNIKRIWEQVPKVEGEGHYSHRILFDDQGKLWISSGERQQFTPAQDMKSNLGKIVRLNADGTPVQDNPFYQQGGVTAQIWSLGHRNPLGLAFDANKQLWVVEMGPKGGDELNRVEKGANYGYPQVSNGDHYDGKPIPDHATRPEFKAPEIHWTPVISPSSLMIYQGNQFPQWKNKALISGLSSKAIVVVDIESQPVQEVQRLDLGKRIRAVQQAQDGSIWVLEDEAGAHLLKLTPKT
- the mutY gene encoding A/G-specific adenine glycosylase, which encodes MSPFSFSDALLTWFDQHGRHDLPWQVADDPYKVWVSEIMLQQTQVKTVLQYFDRFIERFQTVDDLGQAAWDDVAPYWAGLGYYARARNLHKAAGIVSQKGHFPNSLEEWVELPGIGPSTGGALMSLGLRQYGVIMDGNVKRVLARFFAIEDDLSKPVHERAMWQLTEQLCPTERNHDYTQAIMDLGATVCTPKKPLCLYCPMQAHCKAHQQGLETELPFKKPKKAVPIKSAQVLLLKSADGQWLWQQRPHSGLWGGLWTLPIIEASAEFDQTIQQFKLISNKQSVQISHSFTHFTWLLNASIFDVDTDQMEYLQSELGGQWLSPEQATAQGIPTAMKKLISAVNL
- a CDS encoding M23 family metallopeptidase, coding for MTVFLKWCFVSCFVVLLAACTTAPKKPYSVEPNIANRLKAMSLPSRLPIPVDKVKSSQLRDTWAASRSSGRTHEGIDILAPKGTKVYSTTEGLVGSLKDNNLGGKVIWILGPGGAWHYYAHLDGHKRGLKEGDYVKKGEHIGYVGNTGNARHTAPHLHYGLYLQGRGRGAVNPYPYLR